The nucleotide window ATGTGTAATTACTAGGAAATTGTAGTGTTTATAAATCTTTGCAGAGTgataaatgtttttttttttaatattctaataatttattctATAATATGCATTTTGTGGTAAAATTCAATTGTAAGGAGTTACTTAAACAAAAATCTTATAGGTATTTGATATGCTCAAACTTTGATGTTCACGGTCTACTTAGAAGTCTTCTGTAGTCCTGTATATACATTTGGTTGTGTGTGAGTGGTTGCTGTTCTTTGTTTTTATAGAGTAGATATCCCACTAATGGATTAATTTTGGAGTAGGAAATAAGAGGATCATAGAATAGAAGTTGTCAAGCTACAAGATTGAATGCGCTTGGTCAATTGTAATTTCTTTGCTATAAAGTAATTATCTTTACAAGCCACTTTTCCACCATGTATCTGTCACTGTTGGTCATCTATCTGATGAGGTTATACAAGCAGTTCATGATGCCATAACTCTACATTGGTACCTTGGACTGGGCCTAAAAACATGAGTTAATATTAATTCAGTTTGTATTCTCTTGTTAGAAtaacatttctctctctctctctctctctctatctcatgTGGTATGTTCATATTAACCTTACTTTTGAAGTATCTATTATTCCATAAAGATCTTGTTATTTAAAACTGCGACTTAGCTGTTTCCTTGTTTTGTTTTGGTTTTTGCAGGTTGATATTGCTTTCAAGCATACAAAGGCTTGGGTTCTATACAGAGGATTTTAAAACTACTGGTAGCTGCTTGGGTCATTGGGCAGGTAGAGCCAATCTCTTTCTGAATTAGTAGTGGAACAACTGATGCTATACCTTTAGCATGGAATCACACCAGCTTTTCAGATACGGCATCACTGGTGCTGGCATATCCTACTCATCTTCTTATCCAATTGCTCCTTCAATGCCTAATATACTCTTTGAGTCCTTCAATTCTGATATAGGAAACTCACCTAGCTCAACCTTCTCAAATCAATTTGATTGTGATTCTTTTACCACATTGAGTGAGAGCCAGGAGCAGTATAGTTCTACTGAGAATCCTTCAGGAGCCAGCCCTTCTTGTAACTCTTCACTTGAATCCAGTAGTTATTTTCATCAACTGAGCCCCCCATTGTTGCACGATGCAAATTCTAGCCAGAACATAAAACATGCATTGCTGCGATTAGAGACTGCTCTGATGGGGCCTGATGATGATGAAAACATAACAATGGCTAATACTTCTTTGGGGGAAAGTAGTAGACCACAGACATCAGGTCAGAGGACTAGGGCCTGGAGTCAGGAGCGCCAAGGTTCTTGTGGGAATCAGCCTCAGACATCCTTTGTTTCTAGGAGTAAGCAATCAGATGAAGGTGCTTCTGTAGAGAAACGTCTAAAAGCAATAGAGGAAGCAAAATTTCAAAGTATTCCACCAAGCAATCTGAAGCAATTGCTCATTGCTTGTGCTAAAGCTCTGGCTGAAAACAATATAAATGAATTTGATAAGTTGATTGAAAAGGCTAGAGGTGCAGTGTCTATCAGTGGAGAGCCAATCCAGCGCCTTGGTGCATACTTGGTAGAAGGTTTGGTAGCAAGGAAGAAGTCATCAGGCAATAACATTTACCGTTCCTTTAGTTGTAGAGAGCCTGAAAGCAGGGACTTGCTTTCGTACATGCAGATCCTATATGAAATTTGTCCTTACCTGAAGTTTGGATACATGGCAGCCAATGGAGCCATTGCTGAAGCATGCAAAAATGAGGATCGCATCCATATCATAGACTTCCAAATTGCTCAGGGCACCCAATGGATAACTCTCCTTCAAGCTCTTGCAGCAAAGCCAGATGGAGCTCCTCATGTGCGTATAACAGGTATTGATGATCCTGTTAATAAACACGCGCGTGGTGATGGATTAGAAGCAGTTCAGAGAAGATTAGCTGCAATCTCTGAGAAATTTAATATCGCCATAGAGTTTCATGGTGTGCCAGTTTTTGCTCCGGATGTCACACGGGACATGCTTGATGTGAGGCCTGGGGAGGCTCTGGCTGTGAACTTCCCCTTGCAGCTCCATCACACTCCTGATGAGAGCGTTGATGTGAGTAATCCAAGGGATGGGCTGCTTCGAATGGTCAAATCACTCAATCCCAAGGTGGTCACTTTAGTGGAGCAAGAATCAAACACAAACACAGCCCCTTTCCTTACAAGGTTCATAGAAACTCTAGACTACTACTTGGCAATGTTTGAGTCCATAGATGTGACGCTGCCAAGGGACCGGAAGGAGCGTATTGGTGTAGAGCAGCACTGTTTAGCCAAGGATATAGTGAATGTTATTGCTTGTGAGGGGAAGGAGAGGGTGGAGCGTCATGAGCTCTTTGGCAAGTGGAAGTCTAGGCTTACGATGGCTGGCTTCCGGCATTATCCTTTGAGCTCCTATGTCAACTCTGTGATAAGTAGGTTGCTGAGGTGTTACTCAGAAAATTACACACTGGTGGAGAAGGATGGGGTTATGTTGTTGGGCTGGAAGAATAGGAATTTGGTATCTGCTTCTGCATGGAATTGATATCAGAGGAGACTGACAGACATATACAACAATAACCACATGTACCTTTCATAGGTGGGTATAGTGCAGTGATAATGATAAAACTGTGATAACAGCATTAGGAGGgttgattgattttttttatgtCATATTCATTTCATGTAATCCTGTATAAACATTAAATTGAATGATAATTTTCTTTTTGTATAGGTTTGTCTTTATTGTTGTTTGGACCGATGACACTGATAACTAACGACATCGGTTCAACTTATATACAGCAATTACATGTGACTCTCACTCCTAACTATCTTTGGCATCTTCTTTTCTGTCATTATGATCTAATACATATCAtaagaatctgaatactcattgcATCATGCTCATCTAGTTTTCTTGATTAATGAAAAGCCTGTCAAGAAAATCGATGGGATTATAATATCTGTACCACCTTAGCAGTACTCCATGTCAGGAAATTAATCGCTTATGTTActctaataaatattaatttttattaatatttattagagtaattaatttaaattttatttttttatttgactaGATTTTATTGTTTTTATGCAAGGATTGGCTAAAAGAACTTCTTGGTGatgaaaaatttgagaaaaaatagAAGTTGAAGGCTAAATGGAGTTTCTAGGTAGTAAATCCTACAaccaacccataaaaattctgtgGGAGGAAGAATGGAATGAAATTCATAACAGTAAATGCCACAACCTGCCTTGGGATGGAGCCAGGCGCATAATCTGTCAGTTGAATGAAAGAAATGCGCACAGCCAACTGGTAAGATGAGAAAAAATGCACGGGCAGATTGTGGAATGTTTTTTTAATGCTTTTCTCCACCGATCAACTCTTGACAACTAACCAAGAGAGAGAATAGTCCATttttgagttagttaaagcatcattttctaTTTTCACCAGGGGAGTCCTTTGGCCTCCAAACAGTTGAGAAAACACCATTTTTGAGTTGGAACAAGAATTTAAAAGAGATTTTTTTGAAATATTTGGAGGTTAGAGCAAGGGTCTTTATCAAGCATTGTTGGAgttctcttctttttcatctctttGTTTATcttcaattttattcaaattCCAATTTGTTATTTTAATGTTTGGATTAAATTTTGTTGAGTTTGTGTTGATACTTGATAATATGAGTGGCTAAACTTTTAAGCTACGCTTGACTTAATGTTAATTTCaagattttgatttaattttcttcattttgctATTAGTTATTATATGGTGTTTAATGCTTTTGGATATCTTGGCcaaatatttgaataattttaCATTTGTAATCTATTGCTGGGAAATAAGATTAGGAATTTGATTTTAAGCAAAAGGCTTATTGAGACCCTTTAAGTTATGCTAAATAATCACGTAAGTCTTCAAATTatttcaaaatctaactaagctCTTCAACttttaaaaagattaaataagtctttcaatttaaaatagatcaaataaaCCATTTAGGGTAAATAAatcctttaacttttaaaaataaataaaaaagattgaAATATAATTTGTTTCTAATATAAATTTAGCTAAGGCCATGTATGAAGATTTTCTAGTGTATGAAGTCTTCATTAACAATTATATATATCTGATTTGCAATATATTAGTGAATATCTGCTGCATCCTAGAACAAATTGATAAGTTATTCTTTATTGAATATTTCAAGAAGTTTCTCTATATGAACTATGATGAAATAATGAACCCATAGTGAAGCTTCTTGAATCATTAGGCAAAAAACTACTTATTAATTTATTTCCTAATGCAACAGATGTTTATTAGGATGTTACAAATTAAATGCGTAGGATTGTTAATGAGGATTTTATGTACTAGAAGATTTTTGTGCACGACTTTGATTGGATTTATATTAGAATcaaattatagtttaattttttttatatatttttaaaaattaaaggacTTATTTATCTTCAAAATAGTGAATGacttatttgatctatttttcaaatttaaaggatttatttgatatttttttttaaaaaattgagagTTTGTTTGAACTCTGAAATACTTTAAAGACTTATATAACTATTGACCTATATTTTAAGGCCAAAATAAGCCTTTTGTCTTGATTTAATGGCAACTATCATAGGTTTTTAACTAGAGTGGGAACTAAGGTTAATCCTATgcgatttttgaaaaataattttatatctaaATACTCTAATTGATAGATTATATCTCTCTATTAGGAAAAAAAGTGTTAAttcattaattataacatttgttAATATCCAGAAGAGATTATTAAATATCTTGAATTATTAACCCTTGCAAgagtaattaaatttaatcattaGACAAGAttgattgaaattaattattgggTAAAGTGAAACTAACATCCTAACACTCTCTTAATTGGTTTTacttgtaatttttattttgttaattaattaattttcaattgaagttgattttatttttattttatttaatttctattttgAATCACTTTTAATTTCTTGAAGTCAATCCAATTCCATCATCTAGATATTAGTAAAAATAACACATATTTTGATACTTAAACACAATTTTTATGGAAACGGTTAGAGTTCAAGTCCAATTAGAATTagaaagtataattagtttagaaagtataattagtttaggaaatttaatagaatttaaattataaagtttaataattagagtcctaaaaggaCTTGGTTTTAATGgcctatatatatgtgtgtagttGGTTGGCCATTATATGGAATGCATTGTAGAGAGCTCACAAAGTGGAAATGTGTGTTGAATTTCGTGAGTtttatttgagtgattttgagtgtgaaaaaaataataagtagttgtaattattttttcttaatagTGAATTTGTTGGTGGAGTAAGTTTATGCCAAACcacgttaaattttgtgttctttattttgtgtgggtATGATTTACataacaagtggtatcagagctatggTTCAAGATGTCAAAGATCGCAAGTACAAAATTTGAGATGGAGCCGTTCGATAAGAAAAAATAATTTCAGTTTATGGTAAAACACTGTGAAGTATGTCCTTGTATAGTAAGAATTAATTAAAGCATTGAACGAGAAACAACCAGCTACCATGAAAGATGATGATTGGAGGAGCTTCAACAAAGGATTGTGAGTATAATTAGATTAACGTTAGCCCCAGATGTGAAGTACAATGTCTTGGAGGAGACTTCGccagttgttttgtggaagaaattggaGAGTCTGTACATGTTAAAATCATTCACAAATCATTTGTACTAGAAAAAAGAGTTGTACCAACTCAGAATAGATGAAGGTACTGATGTGAGGGATCACCTtagtatttttaataaattaattactcaATTGGCTTGTGTTGGTGTGAAGATTGATGAAAAAGATAAAGCCCTCTTGCTTTTAACCTCTATCCCACAGTCTTATAAAAACTTGGTGACAGCCCTAACAGTTAGGAAGGAGACTTTGAAGTTGAAGGAGGTTGTCGCAGTTATCTTGGATGATGAGAAGTTCAAGAAGACAAGTGATATCAATGAAGGTGGAGCTTTTATTACTGGTTCTAGTCATGGTAGAAGCAATTCACGTGGAAAGAATTGGAGAAAGAATAGTAGATCGAGCTTGAGACCAAGGTAGACCTTGAAGATAGAGAATACTATTACTGTCATGAGAAGGATTATATTTAATACCATTATATAAAGATGAAGGATCATACAGAGTTTAAACAATTCAAGAAGAGtcatggaaaagaaaaagaaggaactgCTACAATTGCAATGGATGATGGTGTTATGGTGAATATTTTGAGTGTGGATAATGATAAGGAAACGACAAAAGATCCATTACAAGATGAGTGGTTAATGGATTCTGCTTGTCCATTCCATATTTGCTTAAAGAAGGAGTGGTTTGATGTAATTGATGAGAAGGAATGAGAAAAAGTGAAGCTAGCCAATGGAAACAAAATGGAAGTTAAAAATGTTAGAAGAGTGAAGATCAAGCTGCATAGTGATTGAGTAAAAGTGTTTAATGAAGTGAGGTATATTCCTAAATTTaaaaggaacttaatttccttGGGTAAGTTGGATTCTTTAGGTTATGAGTTTTCGATTCATTGTGAAGTCATGAGAGTTAGCTGAGGTGCTTTTGTGATAATGAAGGATGAGAAGATTGGTACAAAGAATCTCTAAAAATTGAAAGGAAGCACATTGATTGAAAGAATGCAAGTAGAAGCAAGAGACAACATCAACAATCAAAAGTACAAGGAAGTATCCAAGAGAAAATTAACTTTTGTAGAAATTGTGAAGACTAATTCCATTTTACTTGGAGGTGAAGATTGCTAGAATCcaagtccaattggaattaggaagtataattagcTTAAAAAGTTTAGTAGAGattaaattataaagtttaataattaaagTCCTAAAAGGACTAGGTTTTAATAGACTATATACATGTGTATAGTTGGTTTTAATTAGTTGGTTGGCTAATAATTAGAGAGCTCACAAAGTGTAAAGGTGTGCTGAATTCCATGAGTTTTATTTCAATGATTTTGAAGGtgagtgtcgacaccatattttggccaatcaCTGAAGTCAAAGGACTTTAAAATCGACTCCCAGCCGACGTCCTTCaatcacaaatgacttttccaaacacatcgattgctcgatcatgaaataaaccgatcccacacttagttaattgttttccgatctcttatcagagGAGTTCGAACCAATGTCAGATCTCCAAACCATCCAGTCCCGCTTCCGATCTCTTCTTACAAATATTGTGGAACCTCATTTGGCTAATGTCAAGATCGGGTTCTCACTTGAATGCCACAGATATTAAAGTGAAGTTAAGGTCTCTATCCGGTCTAATGATGATCCCTATCTTTAGAATTCAAATCAATGTCCAatctttccaattctaatgttTTAAAGTCTTACCCGGTGTTTGGTCGtggcttagtccgatctcaagcttatgtataatgtttttccgatcttttatacttaggttaatggtTGCTTTTAAGTTTACTGTCCAACACGTTCAaaacaattaagtactcatacaatttggacactttccgatctcatcaagaaattgaacaaaaaggacttcatttcatctcaaaataaaatttacaagtcattcggctggagggtctcccccagcctgttctcCAGGTACATCGTTGTTTCTctcactttctctctctctctcgggctCCTCCTCGCTACCCTCTTCATCCCTAGGAGCAAGAtcaaccatccaggagaagtcttccccagGATAACGCCTTTCAAGTt belongs to Hevea brasiliensis isolate MT/VB/25A 57/8 chromosome 4, ASM3005281v1, whole genome shotgun sequence and includes:
- the LOC110645775 gene encoding chitin-inducible gibberellin-responsive protein 1-like, with protein sequence MESHQLFRYGITGAGISYSSSYPIAPSMPNILFESFNSDIGNSPSSTFSNQFDCDSFTTLSESQEQYSSTENPSGASPSCNSSLESSSYFHQLSPPLLHDANSSQNIKHALLRLETALMGPDDDENITMANTSLGESSRPQTSGQRTRAWSQERQGSCGNQPQTSFVSRSKQSDEGASVEKRLKAIEEAKFQSIPPSNLKQLLIACAKALAENNINEFDKLIEKARGAVSISGEPIQRLGAYLVEGLVARKKSSGNNIYRSFSCREPESRDLLSYMQILYEICPYLKFGYMAANGAIAEACKNEDRIHIIDFQIAQGTQWITLLQALAAKPDGAPHVRITGIDDPVNKHARGDGLEAVQRRLAAISEKFNIAIEFHGVPVFAPDVTRDMLDVRPGEALAVNFPLQLHHTPDESVDVSNPRDGLLRMVKSLNPKVVTLVEQESNTNTAPFLTRFIETLDYYLAMFESIDVTLPRDRKERIGVEQHCLAKDIVNVIACEGKERVERHELFGKWKSRLTMAGFRHYPLSSYVNSVISRLLRCYSENYTLVEKDGVMLLGWKNRNLVSASAWN